TTGTTGCTACAAGCATAACTTTTCTTGCCATTTGGAGCTTGAATTTTGGAATTGATTTTACAGGTGGAACGCTTTGGGAAATGGATTTTAAGAATAATCGTCCAATATCCGCAGATATAACACAGGCTCTTTCTTCTGAGGGTCTAGAACCAAGCACTGTTCAGCCTGCCGGCGAGAATGGCTATATATTGCGTTTTAGGCCTCTTGATGAAGGACAGCATCAACAAGGACTCTCTGTGCTGGAAGATAAGTTTGGCGAAATAGACGAACTTAGTTTTGAGGCGGTCGGACCTTCGATTGGTAAAGAACTGCGCGACAAATCTCTTTACGCAATAGTGATTGTTATTTTGGCGATTATTGCATATATTGCATGGTCTTTTCGTAAAGTTGAAAAAGTAGTTTCATCTTGGGTTTATGGAGCCATAGCGATTGTTGCTTTGGTTCATGATGTACTAATTCCTTTGGGTATTTTTGCTTTTTTGGGAAAATTTTTCGGGCTTGAAATAACCAGCGCTTTTGTGGCAGCTATACTTACGGTATTAGGATACTCCGTCAATGACACTATTGTTGTGTTTGATCGCGTTCGCGAAAATCTTCGCAAGCATACACATGATGATTTTGTTGAACTTGTGGGAGCCAGTATTAAGCAGACGATTTCACGTTCAATAAATACTTCCCTTACTACTACTTTGGTATTGGGCGCGATTTATTTTTTTGGAGGCGAGAGTATAAAACCTTTTGCCCTCGTTCTTATGATTGGAATTGGCGCCGGTACTTATTCATCAATTTTTCTTGCTAGTCCGCTTCTTGTAAGTTGGAGTTTAAAAAAAGCAAAATAAAGAACAGCTAATTAACTTAGGTAAATATTATTTTATTTTCGCTATAGAGTAGCGTTTTTTTTATTTAAAATTTATGTTATAATAAAATTATCAGAAACGCAAAATCACTTTTATGTGATAAATTTTAGTTATTTTTTATATTTTTATTTTAAAGTTACTATTTTTATTATGTTTCCTCAAATTTCTTTTGACTTAACATTTTTTACAAATATTATCAATGAACTTTTATCCCAGCCAACGCCGTTTCATTCTGCCTGGTTATTGTTGCGGATTGGCGGATGGGTTCCATTGGCGTATCTTTTGTTTTGGGCAATAGGTCAAATATATTTAGTTCAAATTCAGACACGTTGGGTAAGGAAGCAAAAATTTGTTTTGCTAGCAATTGATGTTCCAAAAGGCAATGAACAAACACCAAAAGCTGTTGAAAATATTTTTGCCCATTTTTACGGTATGAAGTCTTCGTTTAATATGAAGGATAAATATATAACCGGAAAAGTAGAGTTATCCGCAAGTTTGGAAATAGTTTCTTTGGGCGGAGATATTCAGTTTTATATTCGTGTTGTTAGAAAGCACCGTGATTTGGTGGAATCGGCGATCTATTCTCAATATCCGGATGCGGAAATAACCGAGGTAGAGGATTATACCAAAAATTTTCCAAGAAAATTTCCGCATGAAAAATACGAATCTTTTGGGTGTGATTTTAAACTGGATCACCCGGATTATTTTCCGATTCGTACTTATCCACAGTTTGAACATGGACTTTCCGCAGAGTTTAAAGACCCAATGTCTTTGATACTTGAAACATTATCAAAAATAAAAAAAGATGAAGCTCTTTGTTGGCAGATTTTGGTTGTTCCGGCAGGGGATAGTTGGATTAAAAAAG
This genomic window from Parcubacteria group bacterium CG10_big_fil_rev_8_21_14_0_10_36_14 contains:
- the secF gene encoding protein translocase subunit SecF, with amino-acid sequence MFIIKHRKIFYTIAIMLVATSITFLAIWSLNFGIDFTGGTLWEMDFKNNRPISADITQALSSEGLEPSTVQPAGENGYILRFRPLDEGQHQQGLSVLEDKFGEIDELSFEAVGPSIGKELRDKSLYAIVIVILAIIAYIAWSFRKVEKVVSSWVYGAIAIVALVHDVLIPLGIFAFLGKFFGLEITSAFVAAILTVLGYSVNDTIVVFDRVRENLRKHTHDDFVELVGASIKQTISRSINTSLTTTLVLGAIYFFGGESIKPFALVLMIGIGAGTYSSIFLASPLLVSWSLKKAK